From the Lathyrus oleraceus cultivar Zhongwan6 chromosome 4, CAAS_Psat_ZW6_1.0, whole genome shotgun sequence genome, one window contains:
- the LOC127073188 gene encoding cell wall / vacuolar inhibitor of fructosidase 1 codes for MKKTSTCVTFFPLHILLLSCFLLHLTQSFPLMKDEDDDLVDQICKKTPFYDLCSSILHANPLAPKSDPKGMALIMVNDLLANASDTLSFIEELIKQTSDKELEQQLAFCAESYIPVVKYIIPQAAEAISQGRFGFASYSIVDAEKEIDACNKKFSGSSVLGDRNSIMQKLVDVAAAIVKLLLNG; via the coding sequence ATGAAGAAAACTTCAACTTGTGTCACCTTTTTCCCTCTTCATATTCTTCTTCTCTCTTGTTTCCTTCTCCATCTCACTCAATCCTTTCCTCTAATGAAAGACGAAGACGATGATTTGGTTGATCAAATATGCAAAAAGACACCATTTTATGACCTATGCAGCTCCATCTTACATGCCAACCCTCTAGCTCCGAAATCTGATCCTAAAGGCATGGCCCTCATAATGGTTAACGACCTCTTGGCAAATGCTAGTGACACACTGAGTTTCATTGAAGAGCTTATCAAACAGACATCAGACAAAGAGTTGGAGCAACAGTTGGCTTTTTGTGCTGAGTCATATATTCCGGTTGTGAAATATATTATTCCACAAGCAGCTGAAGCTATAAGCCAAGGTAGATTTGGGTTTGCAAGTTACTCCATTGTTGATGCTGAGAAGGAAATTGATGCTTGCAACAAGAAATTCTCTGGTAGTTCAGTCTTAGGTGATAGGAATAGCATTATGCAGAAGCTGGTGGATGTAGCCGCAGCCATTGTAAAGTTATTATTAAATGGTTGA